A region from the Kineothrix sp. IPX-CK genome encodes:
- a CDS encoding LacI family DNA-binding transcriptional regulator, protein MVSIKDVAKHAGVAISTVSKVLNDYPNVSEETKRKVNQAVQELNFVPNSVAAALSSKQSGRVALLLGLNTKTQAIDEIVMQYISGAINKAMEMGLDVITFFFSMFENKNVEEITRYLKAQSIHGIIIYGMSKEDKVLQKLINMQEFKAVLVDAPLYNPSTSTVWVNQEQAQYDVAKKTIVENKCKKVLYIAGKKNGYVTEERLKGIKRLAQDMDLDLMIKHGEFSELQARNIAFRFAKNKDVVVCASDLMAIGAMRALMEMDIFRPVCGFDGITLMGYAGKQMNTIRQNFAGVSSAAVEELHYLMNGGEGREKVLGYTIERMKYMDIIC, encoded by the coding sequence ATGGTATCGATTAAAGACGTTGCCAAGCACGCCGGAGTTGCTATATCCACAGTTTCCAAGGTGCTCAACGATTATCCGAACGTTAGTGAAGAGACAAAGAGAAAAGTAAATCAGGCGGTACAGGAACTTAATTTTGTTCCCAATTCTGTCGCAGCGGCACTTTCCTCCAAGCAGTCCGGCAGAGTAGCCCTGTTGCTGGGCTTAAATACAAAGACACAGGCGATCGATGAGATTGTTATGCAGTATATTTCCGGTGCCATCAATAAAGCGATGGAGATGGGGCTGGATGTTATCACGTTCTTTTTTTCCATGTTTGAAAATAAGAACGTGGAAGAGATAACGAGATATTTAAAGGCTCAGAGCATCCATGGGATTATCATTTATGGAATGTCCAAGGAGGACAAGGTGCTTCAGAAGCTGATCAATATGCAGGAATTCAAGGCGGTGCTTGTAGACGCGCCCCTTTACAATCCGAGCACCTCCACCGTATGGGTGAATCAGGAGCAGGCTCAGTATGATGTGGCGAAAAAGACGATTGTAGAAAACAAATGCAAGAAAGTACTTTATATTGCAGGGAAGAAAAATGGCTATGTGACGGAGGAACGTTTAAAAGGAATCAAACGCCTTGCACAGGATATGGATTTGGATCTTATGATCAAGCATGGGGAATTCTCGGAATTGCAAGCGAGAAACATAGCCTTCCGGTTTGCCAAGAATAAGGATGTGGTGGTGTGTGCCTCGGATCTGATGGCTATCGGAGCGATGCGGGCGCTTATGGAAATGGATATTTTCCGTCCGGTATGCGGTTTTGACGGTATCACGCTCATGGGCTATGCCGGGAAGCAGATGAACACGATCCGCCAGAATTTTGCAGGAGTGTCCTCAGCTGCGGTGGAGGAGCTGCATTATCTGATGAATGGAGGGGAAGGACGGGAAAAAGTACTCGGTTATACCATTGAAAGAATGAAGTACATGGACATTATCTGTTAA
- a CDS encoding glycogen/starch/alpha-glucan phosphorylase, with translation MLQQTNMKRDVLLSNLEPQLEELANEMFQKKMEALTDHEVYFCLLELTKRLMAVSGQISGEKKIYYISAEFLIGKLMSNNLINLGVYDELASILKSRGKDIAKIEEIEPEPSLGNGGLGRLAACFLDSIATLGLPGEGIGLNYHYGLFKQVFKNKLQTAEKNDWIEERSWLTKTDVAFDVYFGKRKVTSRLYDIDVVGYGNDVNKLRLFDIESLDESIVKEGIDFDKEAIEKNLTLFLYPDDSDEAGNLLRIYQQYFMVSNAAQLILREMKEKKYDLRRLYDHAVIQINDTHPTMVIPELIRILVNEKALTMDEAIEVVSKTCAYTNHTILAEALEKWPLKYLEKVVPQLVPIIKELDKRVKAQYSDPKVQIIDADGRVHMAHIDIHYGFSVNGVAAIHTEILKDTELNAFYKIYPDKFNNKTNGITFRRWLLSCNRELAGYLSRIIGDGYKKDANELEKLLEYSDDQEVLDKLAEIKMNRKKDLAVYVKAAEGVDLNPDSIFDIQIKRLHEYKRQQMNALYIIHKYLEIKGGKKPSTPLTFIFGAKAAPAYVIAQDIIHLLLVLQDIIASDPQVSPYMTLLMVENYNVSYAEKLIPACDISEQISLASKEASGTGNMKFMLNGAVTIGTSDGANVEINELVGDENIYVFGEKSEAVIDHYAKADYVSKDYYKKSPVIKEAVDFIVGGEAMAKGNKENLQRLYNELLNKDWFMTLLDLEEYIEAKDRMFEDYQNRQKWKKMMLVNIAKAGFFSSDRTISEYNRDIWKLK, from the coding sequence ATGTTGCAGCAAACCAATATGAAACGAGACGTGTTATTGTCGAATCTGGAACCTCAGCTGGAAGAACTGGCAAATGAGATGTTTCAGAAGAAGATGGAGGCGCTGACCGACCACGAGGTATATTTCTGTCTGTTAGAGCTTACCAAGAGACTGATGGCAGTATCAGGACAGATTTCGGGAGAAAAGAAAATTTATTATATTTCGGCAGAATTTTTGATTGGAAAGCTAATGTCAAATAACCTGATTAATCTTGGTGTTTACGATGAGCTTGCCTCTATTTTAAAGTCCAGGGGAAAGGATATCGCGAAAATAGAGGAAATCGAGCCGGAACCGTCTCTGGGAAACGGCGGACTGGGAAGGCTTGCAGCATGTTTTCTCGATTCCATCGCAACTCTTGGACTGCCCGGAGAAGGCATCGGACTCAATTATCACTACGGTCTGTTCAAGCAGGTTTTCAAGAACAAATTACAGACCGCGGAAAAGAATGACTGGATTGAGGAGCGTTCATGGCTGACTAAGACGGATGTTGCCTTCGATGTATATTTTGGAAAAAGAAAGGTGACATCGAGATTGTACGATATCGATGTAGTCGGCTATGGCAATGACGTGAATAAACTTCGTCTATTCGACATCGAGTCTCTGGATGAGAGCATTGTAAAGGAGGGGATAGACTTCGATAAGGAAGCGATTGAGAAGAACTTGACTCTGTTCTTATATCCCGACGATTCCGATGAGGCAGGCAACCTGCTTCGCATCTACCAGCAGTATTTCATGGTAAGTAATGCAGCGCAGCTCATACTGAGAGAGATGAAGGAGAAGAAATATGACCTTCGCAGGCTGTATGATCATGCGGTGATTCAGATCAACGATACGCATCCGACGATGGTGATTCCGGAACTGATCCGTATACTTGTAAATGAGAAGGCCCTTACCATGGATGAAGCGATTGAGGTAGTGAGCAAGACCTGCGCTTATACGAATCATACGATACTCGCAGAGGCACTGGAAAAATGGCCGCTGAAATATTTGGAAAAGGTAGTTCCACAGCTGGTGCCCATCATCAAAGAACTGGATAAGAGGGTTAAAGCGCAGTACAGCGATCCCAAGGTCCAGATCATTGACGCGGATGGAAGAGTGCATATGGCACATATCGACATCCACTATGGTTTTTCCGTAAACGGCGTTGCCGCTATTCATACGGAGATTTTAAAGGATACGGAACTCAACGCTTTTTATAAGATTTATCCCGATAAATTCAATAATAAAACAAATGGAATCACCTTCAGAAGGTGGCTGTTATCCTGTAACAGAGAGTTGGCAGGATATCTTTCCCGGATTATCGGCGACGGCTACAAGAAGGATGCGAACGAGCTGGAGAAGCTTCTTGAGTACAGTGACGATCAGGAGGTGCTTGATAAGCTTGCCGAAATCAAGATGAATAGGAAAAAGGATCTTGCCGTATATGTGAAGGCGGCGGAGGGCGTGGACCTCAATCCCGATTCTATTTTTGATATCCAGATAAAGAGATTGCACGAGTATAAGCGCCAGCAGATGAATGCGCTTTACATCATCCATAAATATCTGGAAATCAAGGGAGGCAAGAAGCCGTCCACGCCGCTTACTTTCATTTTTGGTGCAAAAGCGGCACCCGCCTATGTCATCGCTCAGGATATTATCCATCTGCTTTTGGTACTTCAGGATATTATAGCTAGCGATCCGCAGGTAAGTCCCTACATGACTCTCCTCATGGTGGAAAACTATAATGTAAGCTATGCGGAGAAGCTGATTCCGGCATGTGACATATCCGAGCAGATTTCGCTCGCGTCCAAAGAAGCTTCCGGAACCGGTAACATGAAGTTCATGTTAAATGGTGCGGTCACCATAGGGACCTCGGACGGAGCCAATGTGGAAATCAATGAACTGGTAGGCGATGAGAACATATACGTATTCGGTGAGAAGTCGGAGGCGGTAATCGATCATTACGCGAAAGCGGATTATGTGTCTAAGGATTATTATAAGAAAAGCCCGGTTATTAAAGAGGCTGTGGACTTTATTGTGGGCGGGGAGGCCATGGCGAAAGGAAATAAGGAGAACCTGCAGAGGCTTTATAACGAGCTTCTGAATAAGGATTGGTTTATGACTCTTCTCGATTTGGAAGAGTATATTGAGGCGAAGGACAGAATGTTTGAGGACTACCAGAACAGACAGAAGTGGAAGAAGATGATGCTTGTGAATATTGCAAAGGCAGGCTTTTTCTCCTCCGACAGAACTATTAGCGAGTACAATAGAGATATTTGGAAGTTAAAATAA
- a CDS encoding helix-turn-helix transcriptional regulator encodes MGAKKTVGEKELNIQIGERLREIRENLGYTREEFADILCVAEGHYKRYETGATELPMYKVKILHNKLNIDPTYLIIGEMEDSFDLDVFMANSTREQRDQLFKRIFEYMERLLVKI; translated from the coding sequence ATGGGTGCTAAAAAGACAGTCGGTGAAAAAGAACTAAATATTCAAATAGGTGAGCGTTTGCGTGAAATCCGTGAAAACCTCGGTTATACAAGAGAGGAGTTTGCGGATATATTGTGTGTGGCCGAAGGTCATTATAAACGATATGAGACGGGTGCCACTGAACTTCCTATGTATAAGGTGAAGATTCTGCATAACAAGCTAAATATCGATCCCACCTATCTGATCATCGGGGAAATGGAGGACAGCTTCGATTTGGATGTTTTTATGGCCAACAGTACAAGGGAGCAGAGAGACCAGCTCTTTAAGAGAATATTTGAATATATGGAAAGGCTTTTAGTTAAGATATAA
- a CDS encoding LytTR family DNA-binding domain-containing protein, which yields MMRIAVCDDEIILTSEMESLLLKIAKENDVSVDIDVYFDGNKLTDSIYSGEKVDLIYLNIEDENDIDTAREIRAMDKHALIICVSSKDKYIRRLFEIDTFRFMDKPVDKELFERYFLDAYLKIHERAVCFTYRFNKEVHNISLENIIYFESQGRKIFIHTREGRRDYFFGKMNEIEQELKGSQFQFLRTHQSFLVNTMYIKSLLKACVRIRDGRKIPVSEDRRRFVKERYCELIERERGF from the coding sequence ATGATGAGGATAGCGGTATGTGATGACGAAATAATCCTCACATCGGAGATGGAAAGTCTATTGCTCAAAATTGCGAAAGAAAATGACGTTTCTGTGGACATCGATGTATATTTCGATGGAAACAAGCTTACCGACAGTATTTATTCGGGAGAAAAGGTTGACTTAATTTATTTGAATATAGAGGATGAAAACGATATTGATACGGCGAGAGAGATCAGGGCTATGGATAAGCATGCATTGATCATCTGTGTCTCCAGCAAGGATAAGTATATAAGAAGGCTGTTCGAAATAGATACCTTCCGGTTTATGGACAAGCCGGTAGACAAGGAACTGTTCGAACGCTACTTTTTAGACGCTTATTTAAAAATCCATGAACGAGCGGTCTGCTTTACCTACCGCTTTAATAAAGAAGTACATAATATATCGTTAGAGAACATCATTTATTTTGAAAGTCAGGGAAGAAAAATATTCATTCATACCAGAGAGGGCAGGCGAGACTACTTTTTCGGGAAGATGAATGAGATAGAGCAGGAACTTAAGGGCTCCCAATTTCAGTTTCTCCGGACGCATCAATCGTTTCTCGTAAATACCATGTACATAAAGAGTCTGCTAAAGGCCTGTGTTAGAATACGGGACGGCAGGAAGATTCCGGTAAGCGAAGATAGGAGACGGTTCGTAAAGGAGAGATATTGTGAGCTGATAGAAAGAGAAAGAGGATTTTGA
- a CDS encoding BclA C-terminal domain-containing protein yields the protein MSLPIFPEVSPPISRDDAINYILASIALEELGLSHILNAEGEKIQFAVGTLPGVTGPSATIEEVIEVNQNVLAILDSAAQNQVILNSKLRNALSASTLQGPTGPTGPTGPSGGPTGPTGPTGATGVTGATGATGPTGATGPTGATGATGATGATGATGATGPTGVLIPGEPLFNVIGPTGSATVGFGEDITFESSTLDITVTPGSAIVTIEDPNTPGPTGPTGATGATGATGATGATGADGPTGPTGATGLTGATGADGPTGPTGATGPTGATGATGADGPTGPTGPTGATGPTGATGADGPTGPTGPTGATGPTGATGADGPTGPTGPTGATGPTGATGATGADGVTGPTGPTGPTGATGLTGADGPTGPTGPTGATGPTGATGATGATGPTGATGPTGADGATGPTGPTGATGPTGATGPTGPTGATGPTGADGATGPTGPTGATGPTGPTGATGPTGPTGATGPTGPTGATGATGPTGVAAPGELLFSVLGTTGTADVGFGEAMTFQSTTLDITVTPGSAIVTIEDPNTPGPTGPTGPTGADGPTGPTGATGPTGPTGADGATGPTGATGPTGPTGADGPTGPTGADGATGPTGATGATGPTGADGATGPTGADGATGPTGADGPTGPTGADGATGPIGPTGADGATGPTGATGPTGPTGADGPTGPTGADGATGPTGATGPTGPTGADGSTGPTGADGPTGPTGADGPTGPTGADGATGPTGPTGPAITSDSMSTANTTSAVIAVVLGGTDIPLPDNQNLNTFTVDGTDTEFTVPVTGEYLISYAVATTTALAVSSQVLQNGAPIAASVVSPTVLASNLFTSFIVPLTAGDTLTLQLFGLLGDATLLGGSSTYMTVVRVI from the coding sequence ATGTCATTACCAATCTTTCCGGAGGTAAGCCCTCCGATCAGCAGAGATGATGCTATCAATTATATTTTAGCCTCCATCGCTCTGGAAGAACTAGGATTAAGTCATATTTTGAACGCCGAAGGCGAAAAGATCCAATTTGCAGTAGGAACACTTCCCGGTGTAACCGGTCCTAGTGCAACTATCGAAGAAGTCATTGAAGTTAATCAAAATGTTCTCGCTATTTTGGACAGTGCTGCCCAAAATCAGGTTATTTTAAATTCTAAGTTACGAAATGCGCTTTCAGCATCCACGCTTCAGGGACCGACAGGGCCCACAGGGCCCACCGGACCTTCCGGCGGACCAACCGGACCTACGGGACCGACTGGCGCTACCGGCGTTACGGGTGCTACGGGTGCTACTGGACCTACCGGCGCTACGGGACCTACCGGCGCTACGGGTGCTACAGGCGCTACGGGTGCTACGGGTGCTACAGGCGCTACGGGACCCACCGGGGTTCTTATTCCGGGAGAACCGCTTTTTAATGTTATAGGCCCGACCGGATCAGCTACCGTAGGTTTTGGAGAAGATATCACTTTTGAATCATCTACTCTCGATATTACCGTAACTCCGGGCTCGGCAATCGTTACGATCGAAGATCCCAATACCCCCGGGCCCACCGGACCGACTGGTGCCACCGGCGCTACCGGCGCTACAGGTGCTACCGGCGCTACGGGTGCTGATGGACCTACTGGTCCGACCGGTGCTACTGGACTGACCGGTGCTACCGGTGCTGATGGACCTACTGGTCCGACCGGCGCTACAGGACCTACTGGCGCTACTGGTGCTACCGGTGCTGATGGACCTACTGGTCCGACCGGACCGACCGGCGCTACAGGACCTACTGGTGCTACCGGTGCTGATGGACCTACTGGTCCGACCGGACCGACCGGCGCTACAGGACCTACTGGTGCTACCGGTGCTGATGGACCTACTGGTCCGACCGGACCGACCGGCGCTACAGGACCTACTGGCGCTACGGGTGCTACCGGTGCTGACGGTGTTACCGGACCTACCGGACCTACTGGTCCGACCGGTGCTACTGGACTGACCGGTGCTGATGGACCTACTGGTCCGACCGGACCGACCGGCGCTACGGGACCTACTGGCGCTACGGGTGCTACCGGCGCTACCGGACCGACTGGTGCTACTGGCCCTACCGGTGCTGACGGTGCTACCGGACCGACTGGACCTACCGGCGCTACCGGACCGACTGGTGCTACTGGCCCTACCGGACCTACCGGCGCTACCGGACCCACTGGTGCTGACGGTGCTACCGGACCGACTGGACCTACTGGCGCTACGGGACCTACTGGACCTACTGGCGCTACGGGACCGACTGGACCTACTGGCGCTACGGGACCGACTGGACCTACCGGTGCTACCGGCGCTACGGGACCTACTGGCGTCGCGGCCCCAGGAGAACTGCTTTTTAGCGTTCTCGGTACTACAGGAACCGCTGATGTAGGATTTGGAGAAGCTATGACTTTCCAGTCAACCACTCTCGATATTACCGTAACTCCGGGTTCCGCAATCGTTACAATCGAAGATCCCAATACCCCCGGTCCGACTGGACCGACTGGGCCTACCGGTGCTGACGGACCTACCGGGCCTACCGGTGCTACTGGACCTACCGGACCGACTGGTGCTGATGGTGCTACCGGGCCTACCGGTGCTACTGGACCTACCGGACCGACTGGTGCTGACGGACCTACCGGGCCTACCGGTGCTGACGGTGCTACCGGGCCGACTGGTGCTACCGGCGCTACCGGACCTACCGGTGCTGATGGTGCTACCGGACCGACCGGCGCTGACGGTGCTACCGGACCGACTGGTGCTGATGGACCTACCGGGCCTACCGGTGCTGATGGTGCTACTGGACCGATCGGACCGACTGGTGCTGATGGTGCTACTGGACCGACCGGTGCTACTGGACCGACCGGACCGACTGGTGCTGACGGACCTACTGGACCGACTGGTGCTGATGGTGCTACCGGGCCTACCGGTGCTACTGGACCGACCGGACCGACTGGTGCTGACGGATCTACTGGACCGACTGGTGCTGACGGACCGACCGGACCAACTGGTGCTGACGGACCTACTGGACCGACTGGTGCTGATGGTGCTACCGGACCTACCGGACCGACTGGGCCTGCTATTACGAGCGACAGCATGTCAACAGCCAACACGACTTCAGCTGTTATTGCCGTTGTGCTGGGCGGTACCGATATCCCCCTGCCTGACAATCAAAACCTGAACACGTTCACTGTAGACGGTACGGATACTGAATTTACCGTACCGGTGACGGGAGAATACCTGATCAGCTATGCCGTTGCCACAACGACTGCGCTTGCGGTTTCCTCACAGGTATTGCAAAACGGCGCGCCGATAGCAGCTTCTGTCGTTTCTCCTACCGTATTGGCAAGCAATCTGTTTACGTCCTTTATTGTTCCACTAACCGCGGGAGATACGCTGACGCTGCAGTTATTTGGTCTGCTCGGAGACGCAACTCTTCTTGGTGGCTCAAGCACGTATATGACAGTTGTTCGGGTAATATAA
- a CDS encoding ArsR/SmtB family transcription factor, translating to MAKLLTLNLDDTEEVCNVGKALSTPVRLDILKLLHEESLNIGEIAEKLGIPASSAALHVKVLERAKLINAEVQPGTRGGVRLCSRKNDLVTIGMSGAMKGVNMVTSVSMPIGAYTDCEMYATCGIADETGIIGNEDLIACFYMPEHLGAQILWSSAGYVEYKFPNQLPKQADLKSLGISLEICSEAPNYREDWKSDITMWINGVDCGTWRSPGDFGARRGRITPTSWSSGSTQYGLLTTWEVRRDGCYINESNAGNTTIEMLKIENGAPIVVRIGNKKDAKYVGGFSIFGEKFGDHPQNIVLSIEY from the coding sequence ATGGCTAAGTTATTGACATTAAACTTGGATGATACCGAAGAAGTGTGTAATGTTGGAAAGGCGTTGTCAACGCCGGTAAGGCTGGATATACTGAAGCTTTTACATGAAGAAAGTCTGAATATAGGAGAGATAGCAGAGAAGCTTGGGATACCGGCTTCCAGCGCTGCGCTTCACGTCAAGGTTCTTGAGAGAGCCAAGCTGATCAATGCAGAGGTTCAGCCGGGAACAAGAGGGGGTGTGCGCTTGTGCAGCAGGAAGAACGATTTGGTTACTATTGGGATGAGCGGCGCAATGAAGGGCGTTAATATGGTAACCAGCGTAAGCATGCCGATTGGCGCCTATACTGACTGTGAGATGTATGCTACTTGTGGAATTGCAGATGAGACCGGAATCATTGGAAATGAAGACCTGATAGCCTGCTTTTATATGCCGGAGCATCTCGGAGCACAGATTTTATGGAGTTCGGCGGGCTATGTGGAATACAAATTCCCTAATCAGCTTCCGAAGCAGGCGGATCTGAAAAGTCTGGGGATATCTTTGGAGATTTGCTCCGAAGCGCCTAATTACAGAGAAGATTGGAAGTCGGATATTACTATGTGGATTAACGGCGTAGATTGCGGAACGTGGCGGAGTCCGGGAGACTTTGGGGCCAGAAGAGGGAGAATTACCCCAACCTCGTGGTCGTCCGGGAGTACACAGTATGGACTTCTGACCACATGGGAGGTTAGAAGAGACGGCTGTTATATCAATGAAAGCAATGCAGGGAATACCACTATCGAAATGCTGAAGATAGAGAATGGAGCTCCTATAGTAGTTCGCATTGGAAATAAAAAAGATGCAAAATATGTAGGGGGATTTAGCATTTTTGGTGAGAAGTTTGGAGACCATCCGCAAAATATTGTACTCAGTATAGAATATTAG
- a CDS encoding extracellular solute-binding protein, which yields MAKRAVALFLAMVTSLSLVACGSGSSTETTGETTTNGGVAETQTEETEGSAEEQVSVAPGKKGAIEFWTVFTGADGTSMQAMVDAYNATNPDYTVNHRAIEANDLYLKMPLAIQTGEDVPDVAINHIERVPLFQEMGLLDDYSTVIGDSNVKAENYNPKAWAMSDIAGGHYGIPLDVHSFCLYVNMDLYEKYGNGVMDDGVLTWDEVKSVGEACKADGITPLGITWQRVYFLSSYAQLGGTLSTDGNVPDFNNDKAKKVFDTWTDLNESGYIQKDGDDPWQMFLGGNIMFCPEGIWMYNNIKDTGLNAKMFDFPVFDAGTKGNWTSSHQFVLPKNPNRDEEKTQAVLDFIDFIGNNSLEWAKAGQVPAHVAIKDVAEFQDMPQAFFADENDELKIYDYKYYGYAVEALDKITGEVLFGRMTAEDGLNQAVQETEGRIEMGE from the coding sequence ATGGCAAAAAGAGCAGTGGCATTATTTCTGGCAATGGTAACGAGTCTATCTTTGGTTGCATGCGGTTCTGGTTCCAGCACCGAAACGACAGGAGAAACCACTACAAATGGTGGGGTGGCAGAAACACAGACAGAGGAAACGGAAGGTTCTGCGGAGGAACAGGTATCTGTGGCTCCGGGTAAGAAAGGGGCGATCGAGTTCTGGACGGTTTTCACAGGTGCAGACGGTACTTCCATGCAGGCTATGGTGGATGCTTACAATGCAACAAACCCTGATTATACGGTAAATCATCGTGCAATTGAAGCTAACGATTTATATTTAAAGATGCCTCTTGCAATTCAGACAGGTGAAGATGTACCGGATGTAGCGATTAACCATATTGAGAGAGTTCCTTTATTCCAGGAAATGGGGCTTCTTGATGATTATAGCACTGTGATTGGAGATTCCAATGTTAAGGCTGAGAACTATAACCCCAAAGCATGGGCAATGTCAGATATAGCAGGCGGACATTATGGTATTCCTCTTGATGTTCATTCTTTCTGCCTCTATGTAAACATGGACTTATATGAAAAGTATGGCAATGGAGTTATGGATGACGGAGTGCTGACATGGGACGAAGTGAAATCTGTGGGTGAAGCATGTAAAGCAGATGGCATCACGCCTCTTGGAATCACTTGGCAGAGGGTATACTTCCTGTCTTCCTATGCGCAGCTTGGAGGAACTTTAAGTACGGATGGAAATGTACCGGATTTCAACAATGACAAAGCTAAAAAGGTCTTTGATACATGGACAGATTTAAATGAGTCAGGCTACATACAGAAAGATGGCGATGATCCTTGGCAAATGTTCCTTGGCGGCAATATCATGTTTTGTCCGGAAGGTATTTGGATGTACAACAACATAAAGGATACGGGTCTTAATGCAAAAATGTTTGACTTCCCTGTATTTGATGCAGGAACAAAGGGTAACTGGACATCTTCTCATCAGTTTGTACTTCCTAAGAATCCGAACAGGGATGAAGAGAAAACACAGGCAGTTCTTGATTTCATTGATTTCATTGGAAATAACAGCTTAGAATGGGCAAAAGCAGGTCAGGTACCGGCACACGTAGCAATTAAAGACGTTGCTGAATTCCAGGATATGCCGCAGGCTTTCTTTGCAGACGAGAATGATGAATTAAAGATCTACGATTACAAATATTATGGCTATGCAGTAGAAGCTTTAGACAAGATCACCGGAGAAGTATTATTTGGACGTATGACAGCAGAGGACGGTTTAAATCAGGCAGTTCAGGAAACTGAAGGCCGGATTGAGATGGGCGAGTAA
- a CDS encoding sugar ABC transporter permease, protein MQKVKKRKKLNITPYLFIAPHVILFIVFFLVPMIYGIYASFTKWDLFTSPIFVGLKNYSVFLTNTESVFYRQFWNGLKNTVIFVLICVPFQLAIPLVLALLLNKRPKGRNIFQGIFYMPTLFSITSVTLTWLFIFNRSLGLFNKMFGTDINWYAEQPWAWITIVVTTIWWGIGGNLIIYVAALSGINKEVLEAADLDGASGWKRLRYIIVPSIQFPLVYTLIVSVIQQFNIYGQPLILTAGGPSESTFVLIMYIRNLAFGTGKSAAGMASAMSTCLGIIIGSVAVGQLILLRKNSD, encoded by the coding sequence ATGCAGAAAGTGAAAAAAAGAAAAAAGCTTAATATTACTCCGTACCTGTTTATTGCTCCTCATGTAATTTTATTTATTGTATTTTTTTTGGTGCCGATGATTTATGGTATTTATGCATCCTTTACAAAATGGGATTTGTTTACATCGCCAATTTTTGTGGGTTTGAAAAACTATAGTGTATTTTTGACAAATACAGAATCCGTTTTTTACAGACAATTTTGGAACGGTCTTAAGAATACAGTGATTTTTGTATTGATCTGTGTCCCGTTTCAGCTCGCAATTCCCTTGGTGCTGGCGCTGCTGCTAAATAAAAGGCCAAAGGGACGTAATATATTTCAGGGAATATTCTATATGCCGACATTATTTTCCATTACTTCTGTGACGCTGACGTGGCTGTTTATATTCAATCGTTCTCTCGGATTGTTCAATAAGATGTTCGGGACGGATATTAACTGGTATGCTGAACAGCCATGGGCGTGGATTACAATTGTGGTAACTACTATATGGTGGGGGATTGGCGGCAATTTGATTATATATGTGGCAGCACTGTCAGGAATTAACAAGGAGGTTTTGGAGGCAGCAGATTTAGATGGCGCAAGCGGATGGAAGCGTCTGCGATATATCATAGTCCCCTCCATTCAGTTTCCGCTCGTGTATACCCTCATTGTGTCGGTAATCCAACAATTTAATATCTATGGTCAGCCGCTGATACTGACAGCAGGCGGTCCCAGTGAATCCACCTTTGTTTTGATTATGTATATTCGTAACTTAGCCTTTGGTACGGGCAAGTCGGCGGCAGGCATGGCCAGTGCAATGTCAACTTGTCTGGGGATTATCATAGGTAGTGTGGCTGTAGGACAGCTGATACTGTTACGAAAAAATTCAGATTAA